The Jannaschia sp. GRR-S6-38 genomic interval GCCTGCGCGAGGTCCAGCGCAAGGGCGACCGGTCCCTGTCGCGCTTCCTCGCCCGGCATCCGCATTTCGCCTCCCTGCTGGCGCGGACCGGCGGGCGGCTGCGTCCCCGCGTCTGGCCGCTGCCGTCGCTCTGGCCGGTGACGCATCACCAGAAGACGGCAGTGATCGATGGCGAATGGCTCTATATCGGAGGGCTCGACCTGAACGAGCGGCGCTGGGACACGCCGGACCATGTCGAGCGGTCCGAGGAGACCTGGCACGACATCCAGATCCTCGTGCGCGACGCCGACCGGGCTGCCGCCGTCGCCACCCATCTGGGCGAGCTGGGCGACGTGATCGGCGGCGACCGTGAGGCGAGCGATCTGGACGGACGGGTGCTGCGCACCCTGTCGGCCAAGCCCAAGGGCCGCCCGTCGATCCTGGCGCCCAATCCCGTCCGGCGCGAGATCGAGGCCGTGCTTCTGGCGGAGATCGCGCAGGCCGAGCGCCTGATCTATATCGAGACGCAGTACCTGCGGGACCGGCGCATCGCCCGCGCGCTGGCGGCGCGCGCCGCCGCGGCCCCAGGGCTGGAGCTGATGCTGATCCTGCCCGCCGCCCCCGAGGACGTGGCCTTCCAGGGCACCACGCGCAGCGACGCGCGTTTCGGCGAATTCCTCCAGGCGTCCTGCATCCGCAAGCTGCGCCGCGCCTTCCGCGGGCGGCTCTTCGTCGGCGCCCCGGTCCAGCCCGAGGTCGCGCAGGGTGGCGGCCGGTCGGTGCTGCACGGCGCGCCGATGATCTACGTCCATGCGAAGGTCTGCGTGATCGATGCGCGGGTCGCGATCGTCGGCAGCGCGAACCTGAACGGCCGGAGCCTGCGCTGGGACACCGAGCTCGCGATCCCGCTCCGCGATCCCGCGACGGTGCGGCGCCTGCGCGACCGGTGCTTGCGCAACTGGCTAGGGACCGACCTGACGGAGGACGGCGCGCTGATCGATCCCGACCGCACGGTCCGGGCTTGGCAGCGGCAGGCGCTGGTCAATGCCCGCGCCCATCCCGACGAGCGGGTGGGCTTTCTCGTCCCCTACCTGACCGCGCCGGCCAAGCGGTTCGGGCGCGACCTGCCGGCGGTCCCCGACGAGATGGTCTGAGCCGCGCCGCCCGCCGATCGCGCGGAATCGCCGCAGGCCGGAACGGCCCGGCCCCGTGGTCCGTTGACCCGGTGAATAACAGGAGACTGCCATGAGTACCGAATTCCTGATCCCCGCACTGGCCCTCGCGACGCTGGGCCTGGTCATCATCTTCGCCATCCGCTCGCGCTCGAAGGTCGAGGAGGAGCGTCACGATCCCGACGCGCCGAAATCGGCCCTGGCCAAGGACGGCCCGACGGGCAAGATCGACGAGCGTCTCTGACGCCAGCGTGCCGCGGCCGGGTCCGGTCGCACGATAGATAGAGGGCTCCGCCAGATGGTCGGAGCCCTTTTTTCATGCGCAACCATCGCGACTTTCGCCATCTTGTCAGGCGCTTGACGGCTTCGTGTGGGTGACGCCCGCAACCCGTTTGCGCTTTCCCGCGAAACCGCCCATCGTCCCGGCCATGAGCGATGCGACCAATTTCGACGAGATGCGTTTCCCCGACGGACGCGTCCGCGAGGCCTACGAGGCCTTCGAGCGCTGGTTTTCGGCGGAGAGCGCCGGCGACCTGCGCGCCAAGGCGCGCGAGGCCGAGGCGGTGTTCCGGCTGACCGGCATCACGTTCAACGTCTACGGCGACGCGGAGGCGGGCGAGCGGCTGATCCCCTTCGACATCGTTCCGCGCATCATCGCCGCGCGCGAATGGAAGCGCTTGTCGAAAGGCATCGAGCAGCGCGTCCGCGCGCTCAACGCCTTCCTGCACGATATCCACCACCGCCAGGAGATCATCCGCGCCGGCCGGCTGCCCTACGAGATGCTGGCCCGCAACGACGCCTATCTGCCGCAGATGATCGGGGTCGAGCCGCCGGGCGGCGTCTATACCCATATCGTCGGCATCGACCTGGTGCGGACGGGCCCCGACCAGTTCTACGTGCTGGAGGACAACGCCCGCACGCCGTCCGGCGTCAGCTACATGCTGGAAAACCGCGAGACGATGCTGAACATGTTCCCCGAGCTGTTCCAGCAGAACCGCGTCCAGCGCG includes:
- a CDS encoding phospholipase D family protein, whose amino-acid sequence is MGWRARPEAPPARDGPADADIDLFITAAEAYPAFERVVLGATREIVAGFRIFDFSTRLRSEQARSLGEDWFDLILHKLREGVSFRLVLSDFDPIVATELHGLTWRSMRMAAALAELAGPDARIEVTASLHPAAVGVVAKLALWPRVHGLMDGRLREVQRKGDRSLSRFLARHPHFASLLARTGGRLRPRVWPLPSLWPVTHHQKTAVIDGEWLYIGGLDLNERRWDTPDHVERSEETWHDIQILVRDADRAAAVATHLGELGDVIGGDREASDLDGRVLRTLSAKPKGRPSILAPNPVRREIEAVLLAEIAQAERLIYIETQYLRDRRIARALAARAAAAPGLELMLILPAAPEDVAFQGTTRSDARFGEFLQASCIRKLRRAFRGRLFVGAPVQPEVAQGGGRSVLHGAPMIYVHAKVCVIDARVAIVGSANLNGRSLRWDTELAIPLRDPATVRRLRDRCLRNWLGTDLTEDGALIDPDRTVRAWQRQALVNARAHPDERVGFLVPYLTAPAKRFGRDLPAVPDEMV